CTATTCGGGGGTATGTGGGGATGGGCTGAATTATGTCACGATACCAACGTTATCTAAACGTGTTAGCGATATAAACTCTCTGGAGCAGACTAAAGAGAGTATTCCGGCAGTAAAAGGGATACCAACAAACAAACAAGAGCACGACAAATACTTGGAGGAGATTCCTAATGGTATGCCACCATCTGGTTCCAAGATCAGTTTCGACTAGAAAACTCTTTAGATATTTCTAAGGTGTTCATCCTTTTAATTCACCATTGTTAAGCAAAGATTAATAAGTTTCAGTTCGATTTAACCTCTTAAAGCGGTTTGTTCTATTCGTTGTCAAAAGAGGTGGATATGATGTTTAATCTCAAAGGAAAGGTTGTGATTGTTACAGGTGCCAGAAGAGGCATTGGGAAGGGAATAGCTGAGCGGTTAGCAGAGGCAGGTGCTCAAGTAGTGGTGAGCGATCTTAGTTATGATGATTGTCAGGCTGTATGCCATGACATCGGCACTCGCTTTAAGATTCTTACCTTACCTGTTGCCTGTGATGTGAGTAATAGGGCTTCTGTCGAACAACTTACCCATCGTGCAGTTGAACATTTCCATAAAATAGACATTCTCGTTAACAACGCAGGTATCTTTTTCGCCAAGCCGTTTTTAGACTATACTGAAGAAGACTGGGATAAGATTATTGCCGTCAATCTCAAGAGTATTTTTCTCTGTTCGCAAGCAGCAGCAAGAGTTATGATACAACGACGTTATGGAAAAATTGTCAATATCGCATCTATTGCCGGTATTATAGGTTATCCTGGCGCAGCAGCTTATTGTGCAAGTAAAGGTGGTATTATTACCTTTACCAAAGAGATGGCTTTAGAACTAGCTCCCTATAAAGTCAATGTCAATGCCATCGCTCCCGGATTAATCGAAACACCGATGACTCAGTTTATTGTTGATGACAAGCCGCTTC
The nucleotide sequence above comes from Candidatus Woesearchaeota archaeon. Encoded proteins:
- a CDS encoding SDR family oxidoreductase — translated: MFNLKGKVVIVTGARRGIGKGIAERLAEAGAQVVVSDLSYDDCQAVCHDIGTRFKILTLPVACDVSNRASVEQLTHRAVEHFHKIDILVNNAGIFFAKPFLDYTEEDWDKIIAVNLKSIFLCSQAAARVMIQRRYGKIVNIASIAGIIGYPGAAAYCASKGGIITFTKEMALELAPYKVNVNAIAPGLIETPMTQFIVDDKPLLEQTLQAIPWKRQGQPSDIAHAVHYLVSDEADYVTGQTLVVDGQVSKLGCNIALKD